One window of the Archangium primigenium genome contains the following:
- a CDS encoding bifunctional cytochrome P450/NADPH--P450 reductase: MSKPQRSPEVIIPQPRVRPIVGNAPDLGFETPMQNLMKLARELGSIFRLSMPGGRDVLVISSHELVADACDESRFDKKVSASLTQIREFAGDGLFTAHTSEPNWGKAHRLLMPAFGPAAMRDYHDAMLDVADQMLTRWERFGPDEVLDVPDNMTRLTLDTIALCGFGYRFNSFYREEQHPFVESMVRALAEAGARTRRVPLQNQLMLRTQRQFKADAHHMHEVTRELIAQRRKLPPEQAPRDLLGLMLTAKDPLTGEGLDDDNIRNQLVTFLIAGHETTSGLLSFALYFLLRHPEVLEKATAEVDRVLGTETPRFEQVTQLRYIDQILRETLRLWPTAPAFTLQAKEDTLLGGLYPVGPEDMLIVLSPSLHRDPAVWRDPERFDPERFAPEVRDRIPTHAWKPFGNGQRSCIGRAFALQEATLVLGMLLQRFHVTEPAPYALHVRETLTLKPEGLRIRARVRQNVSRSLTTRAAPAPAATPAQGPGRGAAHGTPLLLLYGSNSGASEAFARRIASDGLARGYAARVAPLDEATGKLPKEGAVVLVTASYNGQPPDNARGFHAWISHVPAGSLLGVRYAVFGCGNRDWAATYQAIPTHFDERLHAAGAEALLARGEADARGDFFGDFEQWYAPFWTRVGEALGVSAGTVDAGPLYHVEVVPSASLELVAQNQLGMSTLLENRELVDMTSPLGRSKRHLTFRLPEGVTYAAGDYLAVLPENPPALVERAARRFGVRPDAAVVLRSTRGAMAASLPTERPVSVQELLGRHVELSAPATRKDLERLAAVNPCPPHAQHLLALARDPARYTAEVLDKRVSVLDLLEQYASCLLPFADFLELLPAMRVRQYSVSSSPRADPTQCSLTVAVVDAEAWSGQGRFHGTCSSYLARLRPGDAVAVAVRTPNAPFHPPASNATPVVMIGAGTGLAPFRGFIQERALRHASGEPCGPALFFFGCDHPDVDFLYREELATWEREGVVKVLPAFFRQPEGEVLFVQHRLWREREQVKALLAQGATVFLCGDGRRMAPAVRETLARIRQETVNGSPEEAAHWLGEMEKQGRLVADVFA, translated from the coding sequence ATGAGCAAGCCCCAGCGTTCACCCGAAGTGATCATCCCTCAGCCCCGTGTGCGTCCCATCGTGGGCAACGCGCCGGACCTGGGCTTCGAGACGCCCATGCAGAACCTGATGAAGCTGGCGCGCGAGCTCGGCTCCATCTTCCGGCTGTCGATGCCGGGGGGCCGCGACGTGCTGGTGATCAGCTCCCACGAGCTGGTGGCCGACGCGTGCGACGAGAGCCGCTTCGACAAGAAGGTGAGCGCCTCGCTCACGCAGATCCGCGAGTTCGCCGGGGACGGCCTCTTCACCGCGCACACGAGCGAGCCCAACTGGGGCAAGGCGCACCGGCTGCTGATGCCGGCCTTCGGCCCCGCGGCGATGCGCGACTACCACGACGCGATGCTCGACGTGGCGGACCAGATGCTCACGCGCTGGGAGCGCTTCGGCCCCGACGAGGTGCTCGACGTGCCGGACAACATGACGCGGCTCACGCTGGACACCATCGCGCTGTGTGGCTTCGGCTACCGCTTCAATTCCTTCTACCGCGAGGAGCAGCACCCCTTCGTCGAGTCCATGGTGCGCGCGCTGGCCGAGGCGGGGGCCCGCACGCGCCGCGTGCCCCTGCAGAACCAGCTGATGCTGCGCACCCAGCGCCAGTTCAAGGCGGACGCCCACCACATGCACGAGGTGACGCGCGAGCTCATCGCCCAGCGCCGCAAGCTGCCCCCCGAGCAGGCGCCGAGGGATCTGCTCGGGCTGATGCTCACCGCGAAGGATCCGCTCACGGGCGAGGGCCTGGACGACGACAACATCCGCAACCAGCTGGTGACGTTCCTCATCGCGGGGCACGAGACCACGAGCGGCCTCTTGTCCTTCGCGCTCTACTTCCTCCTGCGCCACCCGGAGGTGCTCGAGAAGGCCACCGCGGAGGTGGACCGGGTGCTGGGCACGGAGACGCCGCGCTTCGAGCAGGTGACCCAGCTGCGCTACATCGATCAGATTTTGCGCGAGACCCTGCGCCTGTGGCCCACCGCGCCCGCCTTCACCCTCCAAGCCAAGGAGGACACGCTGCTCGGGGGCCTCTACCCGGTGGGGCCGGAGGACATGCTCATCGTGCTGAGCCCCTCGCTGCACCGCGACCCCGCGGTGTGGCGCGACCCCGAGCGCTTCGACCCCGAGCGCTTCGCCCCCGAGGTGCGCGACCGCATCCCCACGCATGCGTGGAAGCCGTTCGGCAATGGCCAGCGCTCGTGCATCGGCCGGGCGTTCGCGCTCCAGGAGGCCACGCTGGTGCTGGGCATGCTCCTGCAGCGCTTCCACGTCACCGAGCCCGCGCCCTACGCGCTGCACGTGCGCGAGACGCTCACGCTCAAGCCCGAGGGCCTGAGGATCCGCGCGCGCGTGCGCCAGAACGTCTCGCGCTCGCTCACCACGAGGGCCGCGCCCGCGCCCGCGGCGACGCCCGCCCAGGGCCCCGGGCGCGGGGCCGCGCACGGCACGCCGCTGCTCCTGCTCTACGGCTCCAACTCGGGGGCCTCGGAGGCCTTCGCCCGGCGCATCGCGAGTGACGGGCTCGCGCGCGGGTACGCCGCCCGGGTGGCGCCGCTGGACGAGGCCACGGGCAAGCTGCCCAAGGAGGGCGCGGTGGTGCTGGTGACGGCCTCCTACAATGGCCAGCCGCCGGACAACGCGCGGGGCTTCCACGCCTGGATCTCCCACGTGCCCGCGGGCTCGCTGCTCGGCGTGCGCTACGCGGTGTTCGGCTGCGGCAACCGGGACTGGGCGGCCACCTACCAGGCCATTCCCACGCACTTCGACGAGCGGCTGCACGCGGCCGGCGCCGAGGCGCTGCTCGCGCGGGGCGAGGCGGACGCGCGGGGGGACTTCTTCGGCGACTTCGAGCAGTGGTACGCGCCCTTCTGGACCCGGGTGGGCGAGGCGCTCGGGGTGAGCGCGGGCACGGTGGACGCGGGCCCGCTCTACCACGTGGAGGTGGTGCCCTCGGCGAGCCTGGAGCTGGTGGCGCAGAACCAGCTCGGCATGTCCACGCTGCTGGAGAACCGGGAGCTGGTGGACATGACGTCGCCGCTCGGCCGCTCCAAGCGCCACCTGACGTTCCGCCTGCCCGAGGGCGTGACGTACGCGGCCGGGGACTACCTGGCGGTGCTGCCGGAGAACCCCCCGGCGCTCGTGGAGCGCGCGGCGCGGCGCTTCGGCGTGCGTCCGGACGCGGCCGTGGTGCTGCGCTCCACGCGCGGGGCCATGGCGGCGTCCCTGCCCACCGAGCGCCCCGTGTCCGTGCAGGAATTGCTGGGCCGCCACGTGGAGCTGTCCGCCCCCGCCACGCGCAAGGACCTGGAGCGGCTCGCGGCGGTGAACCCGTGCCCGCCGCACGCCCAGCACCTGCTCGCGCTCGCCCGGGACCCCGCGCGCTACACGGCCGAGGTGCTCGACAAGCGCGTGAGCGTGTTGGACCTGTTGGAGCAGTACGCGTCCTGCCTGCTGCCCTTCGCGGACTTCCTCGAACTCTTGCCCGCCATGCGCGTGCGCCAGTACTCGGTGTCCTCCTCTCCGCGGGCGGACCCCACCCAGTGCTCGCTCACGGTGGCGGTGGTGGACGCGGAGGCCTGGAGCGGCCAGGGGCGCTTCCACGGCACGTGCTCGAGCTACCTGGCGCGGCTGCGGCCGGGCGACGCGGTGGCCGTGGCGGTGCGCACGCCCAACGCGCCCTTCCACCCGCCGGCCTCCAACGCCACGCCCGTGGTGATGATCGGCGCGGGCACGGGGCTCGCGCCCTTCCGGGGCTTCATCCAGGAGCGCGCCCTGCGGCACGCGAGCGGCGAGCCGTGCGGCCCGGCGCTGTTCTTCTTCGGCTGCGATCACCCGGACGTGGACTTCCTCTACCGCGAGGAGCTGGCCACCTGGGAGCGCGAGGGCGTGGTGAAGGTGCTGCCGGCCTTCTTCCGCCAGCCGGAGGGCGAGGTGCTGTTCGTGCAGCACCGGCTGTGGCGGGAGCGCGAGCAGGTGAAGGCGCTGCTGGCCCAGGGCGCCACGGTGTTCCTGTGCGGGGATGGCCGGCGCATGGCGCCCGCGGTGCGCGAGACGCTGGCGCGCATCCGCCAGGAGACGGTGAACGGCTCGCCCGAGGAGGCCGCGCACTGGCTCGGGGAGATGGAGAAGCAGGGGCGGCTGGTGGCGGACGTGTTCGCCTGA
- a CDS encoding alpha/beta hydrolase, giving the protein MHARMDALKTAPFDLGSGEDACLLLHGFTGSPWEIRPLGEALAARGLFVRAIQLPGHCTTPEALLDVTHEDWTRAASEALLSLRGHRRVFVAGLSMGALLSLLLAASHPAHVHGLALMAPAIHFTGAHMWLLKRLRRHGLLERFKPWILKESTDLSDPAALAEAPILPAFPSARLQDLWSLQDLALAALARVRCPTLVAMSQQDHVVDPAGGRLVAEGLTAAPKVRLLSMATGYHIMPRDVEAPRLLAEIGDFFDGVRQEDDAHAAAAAQAL; this is encoded by the coding sequence ATGCACGCGCGGATGGATGCCCTGAAGACAGCGCCATTCGACCTGGGCTCGGGCGAGGATGCCTGTCTGCTCCTGCATGGCTTCACGGGAAGTCCCTGGGAGATCCGCCCCCTGGGCGAGGCGCTCGCGGCGCGGGGGCTGTTCGTGCGCGCCATCCAGCTGCCGGGACACTGCACCACCCCGGAGGCCCTGCTGGACGTCACCCACGAGGACTGGACCCGGGCGGCGAGCGAGGCCCTGCTGTCGCTGCGCGGCCACCGGCGCGTCTTCGTGGCGGGCCTGTCCATGGGCGCCCTGCTCTCGCTGCTGCTCGCGGCGAGCCACCCCGCGCACGTGCACGGCCTGGCGCTCATGGCCCCGGCCATCCACTTCACCGGCGCGCACATGTGGCTGCTCAAGCGGCTGCGGCGCCACGGCCTGCTCGAGCGCTTCAAGCCGTGGATCCTCAAGGAGAGCACGGACCTGTCGGACCCGGCGGCGCTCGCCGAGGCGCCCATCCTGCCCGCCTTCCCGTCCGCGCGCCTGCAGGACCTGTGGTCCTTGCAGGACCTGGCCCTGGCGGCCCTGGCCCGGGTGCGCTGCCCCACGCTCGTGGCCATGTCCCAGCAGGACCACGTGGTGGACCCCGCGGGCGGACGGCTCGTGGCCGAGGGCCTCACCGCCGCGCCCAAGGTGCGGCTGCTGTCCATGGCCACGGGCTACCACATCATGCCGAGGGACGTGGAAGCGCCCCGGCTGCTCGCGGAGATCGGCGACTTCTTCGATGGCGTGCGCCAGGAAGACGACGCCCACGCGGCCGCCGCGGCCCAGGCGCTCTGA
- a CDS encoding DUF3467 domain-containing protein: MADAPKPPEASLEIQLDDDVANGQYVNMALVNHTETEFTLDFIHVPPHQPRAKVRSRVILNPKHLKRLLVALQAGVANYEARYGPITMSDDGSSMN, translated from the coding sequence ATGGCGGATGCCCCCAAACCCCCGGAAGCCTCCCTGGAGATTCAACTGGATGACGATGTGGCCAACGGTCAGTACGTGAACATGGCCCTCGTGAACCACACGGAGACGGAGTTCACCCTGGACTTCATCCACGTGCCCCCGCACCAGCCGCGCGCCAAGGTGCGCTCGCGCGTCATCCTCAACCCCAAGCACCTCAAGCGCCTGCTGGTGGCGCTCCAGGCCGGCGTGGCCAATTACGAGGCGCGCTATGGCCCCATCACCATGTCGGATGATGGCTCCTCCATGAATTGA
- the hemF gene encoding oxygen-dependent coproporphyrinogen oxidase → MTVDVESLKQRMVTHLHALQDEICGALERLDGQGRFREDPWQRPGGGGGRSRVMEEGAVLEKGGVSTSVVFGELDEAFAGKLQGEGRTFWAGGLSLVLHPRNPHVPTVHANYRFIHQGGKAWFGGGADLTPYYLVDADAEHFHRVHKEACDRHDPTYYPRFKPACDTYFHLRHRDEARGVGGIFFENMGGDLEREFAFVRDVSQAFLPAYLPIAERRKDTPYTEAQRDWQEVRRGRYVEFNLVWDRGTTFGLETKGRTESILMSLPPRVRWRYDYHPQPGTEEARLIEVLRHPRAWAGV, encoded by the coding sequence ATGACGGTGGACGTGGAGTCGTTGAAGCAGCGGATGGTGACGCACCTGCACGCGCTGCAGGACGAGATTTGCGGAGCGCTGGAGCGGCTGGACGGCCAGGGGCGCTTCCGCGAGGACCCCTGGCAGCGTCCGGGCGGGGGCGGGGGTCGCAGCCGGGTGATGGAGGAGGGCGCCGTCCTGGAGAAGGGCGGGGTGAGCACGTCGGTGGTGTTCGGCGAGCTCGACGAGGCCTTCGCGGGCAAGCTCCAGGGCGAGGGGCGGACGTTCTGGGCCGGGGGCCTGTCGCTGGTGCTCCACCCGCGCAACCCCCACGTGCCCACGGTGCACGCCAACTACCGCTTCATCCATCAGGGCGGCAAGGCGTGGTTCGGCGGCGGCGCGGACCTGACGCCCTACTACCTGGTGGACGCGGACGCGGAGCACTTCCACCGCGTGCACAAGGAGGCGTGTGACCGGCACGACCCCACGTACTACCCGCGCTTCAAGCCGGCGTGCGACACGTACTTCCACCTGCGCCACCGCGACGAGGCCCGGGGCGTGGGCGGCATCTTCTTCGAGAACATGGGCGGCGACCTGGAGCGCGAGTTCGCCTTCGTGCGCGACGTGAGCCAGGCCTTCCTGCCCGCCTACCTGCCCATCGCCGAGCGGCGCAAGGACACGCCCTACACCGAGGCCCAGCGCGACTGGCAGGAGGTGCGGCGCGGGCGCTACGTGGAGTTCAACCTCGTCTGGGACCGGGGCACCACCTTCGGCCTGGAGACCAAGGGGCGCACCGAGTCCATCCTCATGTCGCTGCCGCCGCGGGTGCGCTGGCGCTACGACTACCACCCCCAGCCGGGGACCGAGGAGGCGCGCCTGATCGAGGTGCTCCGCCATCCCCGCGCCTGGGCGGGGGTCTGA
- a CDS encoding RNA polymerase sigma factor: MATDDLTLVKRVRDGDQRAFKLLVERYQRKVYAVALGMLKDKEEAMDVSQEAFVKVYKYLDHFKGDSSFYTWLYRITTNICIDVIRRRGTAGGPMEEFDESMTDLSETRIGALGSRLGTNPQKSALRRELAEKIQEALATVPEKHRAILLLREVEGMSYEDLSRTLDIPKGTVMSRLFHARAKVQKILSEYLELDEAKSGVGSE, translated from the coding sequence TTGGCCACCGACGACCTCACTCTCGTCAAACGCGTGCGTGATGGAGATCAGCGCGCCTTCAAGCTCCTCGTCGAGCGCTACCAGCGCAAGGTGTACGCGGTCGCGCTCGGCATGCTCAAGGACAAGGAGGAGGCGATGGACGTCTCGCAGGAGGCGTTCGTCAAGGTCTACAAGTACCTGGACCACTTCAAGGGCGACTCTTCCTTCTATACGTGGCTCTACCGCATCACGACGAACATCTGCATCGACGTGATCCGCCGCCGGGGCACCGCGGGCGGGCCCATGGAGGAGTTCGACGAGTCCATGACGGACCTGTCCGAGACCCGGATTGGCGCCCTGGGCAGCCGCCTGGGGACCAACCCCCAGAAGAGCGCCCTGCGCCGCGAGCTGGCGGAGAAGATCCAGGAAGCCCTGGCCACCGTGCCGGAGAAGCACCGCGCCATCCTCCTGCTGCGCGAGGTGGAGGGCATGTCCTACGAGGACCTGTCCCGCACCCTGGACATTCCCAAGGGCACCGTCATGAGCCGGCTCTTCCACGCCCGGGCCAAGGTGCAGAAAATCCTCAGTGAATACCTGGAGTTGGACGAGGCCAAGAGCGGAGTGGGCAGTGAGTGA
- a CDS encoding anti-sigma factor family protein, with product MATNSACERFIPLLSPYIDGEVSPADRVNVERHMAACRDCASRAADLRAESALLRVGLEMAVDDVDFKDFTQKVMARVTPDRPPLWERVRITLSEMFLYHRTAMVSSLATAALVVLVAVPVVLNNQRAAPLGYGAERMRVQQVVASEGAKTRPLVLESDDGNTIIWTVDQDASTPHDATPAGSAAGDRGEDADELDGESPQDVPGRRPVKPATPDKPPKGGEL from the coding sequence ATGGCCACGAACTCCGCATGTGAGCGTTTCATCCCGTTGTTGTCCCCGTACATCGACGGGGAGGTGTCGCCCGCGGACCGGGTCAACGTGGAGCGGCACATGGCCGCCTGCCGGGACTGCGCCAGCCGGGCGGCGGACCTGAGGGCCGAGTCCGCGCTCCTGCGCGTGGGCCTCGAGATGGCCGTGGACGACGTGGACTTCAAGGACTTCACCCAGAAGGTGATGGCCCGGGTCACGCCGGACCGCCCGCCGCTCTGGGAGCGCGTGCGCATCACGCTCTCGGAGATGTTCCTCTACCACCGCACCGCCATGGTCTCGTCGCTGGCCACCGCGGCCCTGGTGGTGCTGGTGGCCGTGCCCGTGGTGCTCAACAACCAGCGCGCCGCACCCCTGGGCTACGGGGCGGAGCGGATGCGCGTGCAGCAGGTGGTGGCCAGCGAGGGCGCCAAGACCCGGCCCCTGGTCCTGGAGTCCGATGACGGAAACACCATCATCTGGACGGTGGACCAGGACGCGTCCACGCCGCACGATGCCACGCCGGCCGGCTCCGCGGCGGGGGACCGGGGCGAGGACGCGGACGAGCTCGACGGGGAGTCGCCCCAGGACGTGCCGGGTCGTCGGCCGGTGAAGCCCGCGACGCCGGACAAGCCCCCCAAGGGAGGAGAGCTGTGA
- a CDS encoding chaperonin, whose protein sequence is MAKAQRSGGRVVRVAGQVKKSANRAVAKARKPVEQVQVTLGDLIAAAFDVAGETKAAAKLVASRSMEQLTGRHIVVVG, encoded by the coding sequence ATGGCGAAGGCCCAGCGGAGTGGTGGTCGGGTGGTGCGGGTGGCGGGTCAGGTGAAGAAGTCGGCGAACCGCGCGGTGGCCAAGGCCCGCAAGCCGGTGGAGCAGGTGCAGGTGACGCTGGGAGACCTCATCGCCGCGGCGTTCGACGTCGCCGGGGAGACGAAGGCCGCCGCCAAGCTGGTGGCCTCGCGCTCCATGGAGCAGCTCACCGGCCGCCACATCGTCGTCGTCGGCTGA
- a CDS encoding NAD-binding protein, with protein MKIVIAGGGRVGGTLAARLVSEQHQVTVVERDPLICHKLFEEIGVVTVCGDATDPRVLETAGITQADVAAGVLARDAENLAFATLVRAVSPARVMVRMLDSRYREPYRLAGVRELVEEAEVVVAKMTTAIDFPEVAGSLPLAAGDAILFELKVSPQALVAGRTVAQVRSLPGFPRECVFIGILDPEGRITLPDGNTQLRAEHTLILVARRAELARAVECLTEEPPQDSETPLAELLRKLDFLAPLSGEELRKVAHGAEYLRKQAGEPIFKKGDAGETFYVVVSGQVNLKADGGRVVETVGPGGFFGEIALLTGEPRATHASAATACELASVGREDFRGVVMANPAIALEMSRILGQRLSRMAKQDTPPQKRKGLFSR; from the coding sequence ATGAAGATTGTCATCGCCGGAGGCGGACGGGTGGGCGGCACGCTGGCGGCGCGGCTCGTGAGCGAGCAGCACCAGGTGACGGTGGTGGAGCGAGATCCGCTCATCTGCCACAAGCTCTTCGAGGAGATTGGCGTGGTGACGGTGTGCGGGGACGCCACGGACCCCCGGGTGCTGGAGACCGCGGGCATCACCCAGGCGGACGTGGCGGCGGGGGTGCTCGCGCGCGACGCGGAGAACCTGGCGTTCGCCACGCTGGTGCGCGCGGTGAGCCCCGCGCGCGTCATGGTGCGCATGCTGGACAGCCGCTACCGCGAGCCCTACCGCCTGGCCGGTGTGCGCGAACTGGTGGAGGAGGCCGAGGTGGTGGTGGCCAAGATGACCACGGCCATCGACTTCCCCGAGGTGGCGGGCTCGCTGCCCCTGGCCGCCGGGGACGCCATCCTCTTCGAGCTCAAGGTGAGCCCCCAGGCGCTCGTGGCCGGCCGCACCGTGGCCCAGGTGCGCTCGCTGCCCGGCTTCCCCCGCGAGTGCGTCTTCATCGGCATCCTGGATCCCGAGGGCCGCATCACCCTGCCGGACGGCAACACGCAGCTGCGCGCCGAGCACACGCTCATCCTCGTGGCGCGCCGCGCGGAGCTCGCCCGCGCCGTGGAGTGCCTCACCGAGGAGCCGCCCCAGGACTCCGAGACGCCACTCGCGGAGCTGCTGCGCAAGCTGGACTTCCTGGCGCCCCTGAGCGGCGAGGAGCTGCGCAAGGTGGCGCACGGCGCCGAGTACCTGCGCAAGCAGGCCGGCGAGCCCATCTTCAAGAAGGGCGACGCGGGCGAGACGTTCTACGTCGTCGTCTCCGGCCAGGTGAACCTGAAGGCGGACGGGGGCCGCGTCGTGGAGACGGTGGGCCCCGGGGGCTTCTTCGGGGAGATCGCCCTGCTCACCGGCGAGCCGCGCGCCACCCACGCCTCGGCCGCCACCGCGTGCGAGCTGGCGAGCGTGGGCCGCGAGGACTTCCGCGGGGTGGTGATGGCCAACCCCGCCATCGCCCTGGAGATGAGCCGCATCCTCGGCCAGCGCCTCTCGCGCATGGCCAAGCAGGACACCCCGCCGCAGAAGCGCAAGGGCCTCTTCAGCCGCTAG
- a CDS encoding cation:proton antiporter, with the protein MNLLIGLMVAASTLAIAAKRVSISYSVALVVGGLLISVGGLLPGVPPLNPDVVFLVCLPLLLFEGGITADVANVRANLVPIATLASLGMVLAITATGTALHVALALAWGPAMLLGAMLSVTDTVSILYAFRHAPVPRRLSGIMQGESLFNDGTALVAYAAIAGVVTRGQTSFSLPLLGAQVVMATLGGLAIGLALALVAGVIIRHTRDPLAEIMVTTALAFSAYVVGETVHMSGAIAAVTAGLSMGITLRRHVAAQSQVAIHTFWEYATFGVNTFLFLSVGLATKPGSLVRHLPLTLLAVACVFLGRAVAIYVPFLLLRWVRPSESVPFRWQHVFIFGNIKGALSIGLALGLPESTPAREQLVSIAFGVTFLSLVGQGLLLTGFLKRLGLFRDDPVAHAVGEQQARLIASRAARQELERLHEQGVIPRAAYEHLRSDYQVGIAHAERELRRLSEQHLAQAARLVLTTRRHLVDAERTALLSARRAGLIPDATAEAQLARLDERTLELEHVLSDVPDADTGSGRKVS; encoded by the coding sequence ATGAACCTCCTCATCGGCCTGATGGTGGCCGCCAGCACGCTCGCGATCGCCGCCAAGCGCGTGAGCATCTCCTACAGTGTCGCGCTGGTGGTGGGCGGCCTGCTCATCTCGGTGGGAGGGCTGTTGCCGGGGGTGCCGCCCCTCAATCCGGACGTCGTCTTCCTGGTGTGTCTGCCCCTGCTCCTGTTCGAGGGCGGCATCACCGCGGACGTGGCCAACGTGCGCGCCAACCTGGTGCCCATCGCCACCCTGGCCTCGTTGGGCATGGTGCTGGCCATCACCGCCACCGGCACGGCCCTGCACGTCGCGCTCGCGCTCGCGTGGGGGCCCGCCATGTTGCTGGGCGCCATGCTGTCCGTCACGGACACGGTCTCCATCCTCTATGCCTTCCGCCACGCGCCCGTGCCCCGGCGCCTGTCGGGCATCATGCAGGGCGAGAGCCTCTTCAATGACGGCACCGCCCTGGTGGCCTACGCGGCCATCGCCGGCGTGGTGACGCGCGGGCAGACGTCCTTCTCGCTGCCGCTGCTCGGCGCCCAGGTGGTGATGGCCACCCTCGGAGGGCTGGCCATCGGCCTGGCGCTGGCGCTCGTGGCCGGCGTCATCATCCGCCACACGCGCGATCCGCTCGCGGAGATCATGGTGACGACGGCGCTCGCCTTCTCCGCGTACGTGGTGGGCGAGACGGTGCACATGTCCGGCGCCATCGCCGCGGTGACGGCCGGGCTGAGCATGGGCATCACCCTGCGCCGGCACGTGGCGGCGCAGAGCCAGGTGGCCATCCACACCTTCTGGGAGTACGCCACCTTCGGGGTGAACACCTTCCTGTTCCTGTCGGTGGGGCTCGCCACCAAGCCGGGCTCGCTCGTGCGCCACCTGCCGCTCACGCTGCTCGCCGTGGCGTGTGTCTTCCTCGGGCGCGCGGTGGCCATCTACGTGCCCTTCCTGCTGTTGCGCTGGGTGCGCCCTTCCGAGTCCGTGCCCTTCCGCTGGCAGCACGTCTTCATCTTCGGCAACATCAAGGGCGCGCTGTCCATCGGCCTGGCCCTGGGCCTGCCCGAGAGCACGCCCGCGCGCGAGCAGCTGGTGTCCATCGCCTTCGGGGTGACGTTCCTGTCGCTCGTGGGCCAGGGGCTCCTGCTCACCGGCTTCCTCAAGCGCCTGGGCCTGTTCCGGGACGATCCGGTGGCGCACGCGGTGGGCGAGCAGCAGGCGCGGCTCATCGCCAGCCGCGCGGCGCGCCAGGAGTTGGAGCGGCTGCACGAGCAGGGCGTCATCCCCCGCGCGGCCTACGAGCACCTGCGCAGCGACTACCAGGTGGGCATCGCGCACGCCGAGCGCGAGCTGCGCCGCTTGAGCGAGCAGCACCTGGCGCAGGCGGCGCGGCTGGTGCTGACCACGCGGCGGCACCTGGTGGACGCCGAGCGCACCGCGCTCCTGTCGGCCCGGCGCGCGGGCCTCATCCCCGACGCCACGGCCGAGGCCCAGCTCGCGCGGCTGGACGAGCGCACGCTCGAGCTGGAACACGTGTTGTCGGACGTGCCCGACGCCGATACGGGCAGCGGGAGGAAGGTGTCATGA